A genomic window from Eptesicus fuscus isolate TK198812 chromosome 19, DD_ASM_mEF_20220401, whole genome shotgun sequence includes:
- the CEBPD gene encoding CCAAT/enhancer-binding protein delta, with translation MSAALFSLDGPARGAPWPAEPAAFYEPGRTCKPARASEPGAAAPAMYDDESAIDFSAYIDSMAAVPTLELCHDELFADLFNSNHKAGAAGAPEPPPGHPARPPGPGPAAPRPLKREPDWGDGGDAGSLLPAQVAVCAQTVVSLAAAAQPTPPTSPEPPRGSPGPSPAPGPAREKGAGKRGPDRGSPEYRQRRERNNIAVRKSRDKAKRRNQEMQQKLVELSAENEKLHQRVEQLTRDLAGLRQFFKQLPGASFLPAGAADGR, from the coding sequence ATGAGCGCCGCCCTCTTCAGCCTGGACGGCCCGGCGCGCGGCGCGCCCTGGCCCGCGGAGCCCGCGGCCTTCTACGAGCCGGGCCGGACCTGCAAGCCCGCCCGCGCCAGCGAGCCGGGCGCCGCGGCCCCCGCCATGTACGACGACGAGAGCGCCATCGACTTCAGCGCCTACATCGACTCCATGGCCGCCGTGCCCACCCTGGAGCTGTGCCACGACGAGCTCTTCGCCGACCTCTTCAACAGCAACCACAAggcgggcgcggcgggcgccCCGGAGCCGCCGCCCGGCCACCCCGCGCGCccccccggcccgggccccgccgccccgcggCCGCTCAAGCGCGAGCCCGACTGGGGCGACGGCGGCGACGCGGGCTCGCTGCTGCCCGCGCAGGTGGCCGTCTGCGCGCAGACCGTGGTGAGCCTGGCGGCCGCCGCGCAGCCCACGCCCCCCACGTCGCCCGAGCCGCCGCGGGGCAGCCCGGGGCCGAGTcccgcgcccggcccggcccgggagaAGGGCGCCGGCAAGAGGGGCCCGGACCGCGGCAGCCCCGAGTACCGGCAGCGGCGCGAGCGCAACAACATCGCGGTGCGCAAGAGCCGCGACAAGGCCAAGCGGCGCAACCAGGAGATGCAGCAGAAGCTGGTGGAGCTGTCGGCCGAGAACGAGAAGCTGCACCAGCGCGTGGAGCAGCTCACGCGGGACCTGGCCGGCCTCCGGCAGTTCTTCAAGCAGCTGCCCGGCGCGTCCTTCCTGCCGGCCGGGGCCGCCGACGGCCGGTGA